The following proteins come from a genomic window of Rutidosis leptorrhynchoides isolate AG116_Rl617_1_P2 chromosome 10, CSIRO_AGI_Rlap_v1, whole genome shotgun sequence:
- the LOC139873231 gene encoding protein ECERIFERUM 16, whose protein sequence is MDKSLAKSKRAHSQHHKKHHPNQKPKGATSSAGISGTNKAPSKEVKEKPRLPRGPAALPSNWDRYEDEDDSITEGQIDSQSSQPSDIVLPKSKGADYAYLISEAKSQKSTRISSDIFPSLDDFISDFGKEKDFFAVRGESLLSSLNNDTFYVDDKTPASYEASFLSLNLHTLSEQLAKIDLPKRLFIEDDLFPPALYSEIGQEHHNSIQDHSNLNNNEVHTHDRLKVASPATTKSHHDQTSSTSLDPPVQSTSISYPKSAARTIKGESKLKPEMAETELDMLLDSFADTSLKENVSNSKITTDAFDIDGTLDDLLNETSTTSMLDQNTVFQSHEITSIPIGSRSELLDDFDSWLDTI, encoded by the exons ATGGATAAATCACTAGCAAAATCAAAGAGAGCACATTCTCAACACCATAAAAAACATCATCCAAATCAAAAGCCGAAAGGTGCTACTAGTTCTGCAGGCATATCTGGTACAAACAAGGCACCATCGAAGGAAGTTAAAGAAAAACCTCGGCTACCGCGGGGCCCAGCTGCACTCCCCTCTAATTGGGACCGTTATGAGGACGAAGATGATTCGATAACGGAAGGTCAAATAGACAGTCAATCTAGTCAACCAAGTGACATTGTTTTACCTAAAAGTAAAGGTGCAGATTATGCTTACTTGATTTCAGAGGCCAAGTCCCAAAAATCTACAAGGATCTCATCGGATATCTTTCCATCTCTCGATGACTTTATATCTG ATTTTGGTAAGGAAAAAGACTTCTTTGCTGTCCGAGGCGAAAGCTTGTTATCATCAttaaataacgatactttttatgtGGATGATAAGACACCTGCAAGCTATGAG GCTTCATTTCTGTCACTGAATTTGCACACTCTTTCGGAACAACTTGCAAAAATTGATTTACCAAAAAGACTTTTCATTGAAGATGATTTATTCCCTCCAGCACTG tACTCTGAGATTGGGCAAGAACACCATAACTCTATCCAAGATCACAGTAATTTAAATAATAATGAGGTACATACACATGACCGTCTTAAAGTTGCATCACCCGCCACCACCAAGAGCCACCATGACCAAACTAGCAGCACCAGCTTGGACCCACCGGTGCAGTCCACGTCAATTTCATATCCAAAATCTGCTGCAAGGACAATTAAGGGCGAATCAAAACTTAAACCAGAAATGGCTGAAACTGAACTTGATATGCTGCTTGACTCGTTTGCTGATACTAGTTTGAAGGAGAATGTGTCAAACTCAAAGATAACAACAGATGCGTTTGATATCGATGGCACCCTTGATGACCTACTTAATGAGACGTCTACAACGTCTATGTTAGATCAGAACACTGTGTTTCAATCTCATGAGATTACGTCTATTCCTATTGGTTCGAGGTCTGAACTACTTGACGACTTTGATTCATGGTTAGATACAATTTGA